One Stigmatopora nigra isolate UIUO_SnigA chromosome 1, RoL_Snig_1.1, whole genome shotgun sequence DNA segment encodes these proteins:
- the flna gene encoding filamin-A isoform X3, whose protein sequence is MSGSHPRTHQSAAPAPNALSTDKDAEMPATEKDLAEDAPWKKIQQNTFTRWCNEHLKFVKKRIGNLQTDLGDGLRLIGLLEVLSGKKMLRKYNQRPTFRQMQLENVSVALEFLDKENIKLVSIDSKAIVDGNLKLILGLIWTLILHYSISMPVWDEEEEADDGRQKTPKQRLLGWIQNKLPELPITNFNRDWQTGRALGALVDSCAPGLCPDWDQWDQTKPVDNAREAMQQADDWLGIPQVITPEEIVDPNVDEHSVMTYLSQFPKGKLKPGAPLRPKLNPKKARAYGPGIEPLGNVVMKKAVFTVETISAGMGEVLVYVEDPAGHREEAKVTANNDKNRTYSAFYIPKVTGMHKVTVLFAGQHISKSPFEVEIGMAQGDSSKATAQGPGLEPMGNIANKSTYFDIYTAGAGVGEVDVVIMDPAGKKNTVTCNIEDKGNSSYRCTYKPTQEGQHVIYVTFAGGPINKSPFTVDIGEACNPSLCKAKGRGLQPKGLRVKETADFKVFTKGAGTGELKVTIKGPKGLEEPCKRKDLGDGVYEFEYYPTTTGTYTITITWGGQHIPRSPIEVKIGSEAGQQKVRAWGPGLEGGIIGKSADFVVEAVGDNVGTLGFSVEGPSQAKIECDDKGDGSCDVRYWPTEPGEYAVHVLCNSEDIQHSPFMAEIVNPPGKDFYPDKVKAYGPGLQSSGLAVGKPTEFTVDAKQGGKAPLKIVAQDGEGTPLDVHVKDNGNGTYSCSYTPRRPLKHTVMVSWGGVNIPDSPFRMNVGAGCHPNKVRVSGPGVAKTGLKAFEPTYFTVDCGEAGQGDISIGIKCAPGVVGPAEADIDFDIIRNDNDTFTVKYMPPGAGSYTIMVLFADQAIPMTPIRIKVDPAHDASKVKAEGPGLSRSGVELNKPTHFTVTTKGAGKANLECNFVGPVKAEAVKDFEIINNHDNTQTVKYTPVQQGPLGLAVTYGGDHIPKSPFNVAVAPSLDLSKINVTGLGDKMSVGKDQEVNVKSKGAGGQGKVAAKVTGPSGKPVSCKVEPGLSSETSQVKFIPREAGPYQVELTYDGVQIPGSPFTPIAYPATDPSKVRCSGPGLERAKVGETGEFIVDCSNAGPAELTIEIISDGGTEAEVHIQDNGDGTYTITYIPLYPGSYTLTIRYGGQDVPNFPAQLTVDPAIDASGIRVFGPGVEGKGIFREATTDFTVDARALTLSGGDHIKTLISNPSGSCTDSLITDLGDGTYHVEYTPYEEGPHSVDVCYDGTPVPKSPFRVGVTEGCDPGKVRVHGPGLKSGTTNKPNKFTVETRGAGTGGLGLAMEGPSEAKMSCTDNKDGSCSVEYIPYEPGTYNLNVTYGGQPINGSPFSVPVSDTVDSSKVKCQGPGLGTNVRANIPQVFTVDATKAGVAPLQVRVQGPKGVVEPVEIADNCDQTHTVSYVPTREGPYSINVLYADEEIPRSPYKVKVLPTHDASKVRASGPGLNTTGVPASLPVEFTIDAKDAGEGLLAVQITDPEGKPKKANIRDNQDGTYLVSYVPDMTGRYTILIKYGGDEIPYSPYRIRALPTGDASKCTVTGAGVGPTIQIGEQTVITVDAKAAGKGKVTCSVCTPEGAEVDVDVVENEDGTFDIFYTAPQPGEYVICVRFGGEHIPNSPFQVKALEGAPSDQLMQQRQIPQYYTQQPWATDRPLGMNGLDVTGLRPFDLVIPFTIQKGEITGEVRMPSGKVAKPDITDNKDGTVTVKYAPIEAGLHEMDIKYDGIHIPGSPLQFYVDYMNSGNVSAYGPGLIHGTVNKPALFTVNTKDAGEGGLSLAIEGPSKADISCVDNQDGTCSVSYLPVLPGDYSILVKYNDKHIPGSPFSAKITGDDSMRMSHLKVGSSADIPLDIGDFDLSQLTASLTAPSGREEPCLLKKLRNGLVGISFVPKEIGEHLVNIKKNGRHIPSSPISVMINQSEFGDASRVRVSGMGLSEGKTFEPAEFIIDTRDAGYGGLSLSIEGPSKVDINTEDQEDGTCKFTYCPTEPGNYIINIKFADQHVPGSAFTVKVTGEGRMKESITRKKRAASVANVGSQCDLSLKIPEISIADMAAQVTSPSGQVHQADIMEGENNTYCIRFVPTETGVHTVCVKYNGMHVPGSPFQFTVGPLGEGGAHKVRAGGPGLERAEAGEPAEFSIWTREAGAGGLSIAVEGPSKAEIAFEDRKDGSSGVSYIVQEPGDYEVSIRFNDEHIPDSPFIVPVASPSDDARRLTVASLQESGLKVNQPASFAVSLNGAKGVIDAKVHSPSGALEECCVTEIDQDKYAVRFIPRENGLYLIDVKFNGSHIPGSPFKIRVGETGQAGDPGMVSAYGPGLERGSTGTACEFVVNTSNAGPGALAVTIDGPSKVKMDCVECSEGYKVTYTPMAPGNYLISIKYGGPYHIVGSPFKAKITGTKLVSSHSLHETSSVMVDPVTRALSSTQQGAPLQSDASKVVSKGLGLNKGFVGQKNSFSVDCSKAGRNMLLVGVDGPKVPCEEIVVKHLGNRLYNVNYQLKEKGEYILVVKWGDEHIPGSPFHIVV, encoded by the exons ATGAGTGGTTCCCACCCCCGGACTCACCAGAGCGCCGCGCCCGCTCCTAACGCTCTCTCCACGGACAAGGACGCAGAAATGCCTGCCACGGAGAAAGACCTAGCCGAAGACGCCCCGTGGAAGAAAATCCAGCAGAACACGTTCACCCGATGGTGTAACGAGCATCTGAAATTCGTCAAGAAGCGAATTGGCAACTTGCAGACCGACCTTGGCGATGGGCTACGGCTCATCGGGTTACTGGAGGTCCTCTCCGGGAAAAAGATGTTACGAAAGTACAACCAGCGGCCCACCTTCCGCCAAATGCAGCTGGAGAACGTGTCCGTGGCTCTGGAGTTCTTGGACAAGGAGAACATCAAGTTGGTGTCCATAG ATTCCAAAGCCATCGTTGATGGGAATCTCAAGCTCATCCTGGGTCTGATCTGGACCTTGATCTTGCACTACTCCATCTCCATGCCGGTGTgggatgaagaagaggaagcaGATGACGGCAGACAAAAGACCCCCAAGCAAAGGTTGTTGGGATGGATTCAGAACAAACTACCTGAACTTCCAATCACCAACTTCAACCGGGACTGGCAGACTGGCCGTGCTCTAGGGGCCCTGGTCGACAGCTGTGCTCCAG GTCTATGTCCTGACTGGGACCAGTGGGATCAGACTAAACCTGTGGACAATGCCCGTGAGGCCATGCAACAAGCTGATGACTGGCTTGGTATACCACAG GTCATTACCCCTGAGGAAATAGTTGACCCCAATGTGGATGAGCATTCTGTCATGACTTACCTGTCCCAGTTTCCAAAGGGGAAACTTAAACCTGGTGCACCACTTCGACCTAAACTCAATCCCAAGAAAGCACGTGCCTATGGGCCAG GCATTGAGCCACTTGGCAATGTTGTGATGAAAAAGGCTGTGTTCACTGTGGAGACCATTAGTGCAGGAATGGGAGAAGTGCTCGTTTATGTCGAGGACCCTGCTGGACACAGAGAGGAG GCCAAGGTGACGGCCAACAACGACAAGAATCGCACCTACTCGGCCTTCTATATCCCAAAAGTCACAGGGATGCACAAG GTCACAGTGTTGTTTGCAGGCCAACACATTTCCAAGAGCCCCTTTGAGGTGGAGATTGGCATGGCTCAGGGAGACTCTAGCAAGGCCACTGCTCAAGGCCCTGGCTTGGAGCCCATGGGCAACATTGCTAATAAGAGTACTTATTTTGACATATACACAGCAG GTGCTGGTGTTGGTGAAGTGGATGTTGTGATCATGGACCCTGCAGGCAAGAAGAACACTGTAACTTGCAACATAGAGGACAAGGGCAACAGTAGCTACCGCTGCACCTACAAACCAACCCAGGAGGGCCAACATGTCATTTATGTCACCTTTGCTGGTGGTCCGATCAACAAAAGTCCCTTTACAGTGGACATTGGTGAAG catGCAACCCCAGCCTGTGCAAAGCAAAGGGTCGTGGACTGCAGCCAAAGGGCTTGAGAGTAAAAGAGACTGCAGACTTCAAGGTTTTCACCAAAGGAGCTGGTACTGGAGAGCTTAAAGTTACCATCAAGGGACCCA AGGGACTTGAAGAACCTTGCAAGAGGAAAGATTTGGGAGATGGTGTGTATGAATTTGAGTATTACCCCACCACAACTGGCACCTATACCATCACCATCACCTGGGGAGGACAGCACATACCACGCAG TCCCATTGAAGTTAAAATTGGCTCTGAAGCTGGCCAACAGAAAGTGAGGGCATGGGGTCCTGGCCTCGAGGGTGGCATTATAGGCAAATCTGCTGATTTTGTTGTAGAGGCTGTCGGGGACAATGTTGGCACTTTGG GTTTCTCAGTGGAGGGCCCATCCCAGGCTAAAATTGAATGTGACGACAAAGGAGATGGTTCTTGTGACGTACGCTACTGGCCCACAGAACCTGGAGAGTATGCGGTACATGTTCTTTGTAACAGTGAGGATATTCAGCACTCTCCATTTATGGCTGAGATTGTCAACCCACCTGGCAAAGACTTTTATCCTGACAAG GTTAAGGCATATGGCCCAGGTCTTCAAAGTAGTGGTTTGGCTGTTGGGAAACCCACAGAGTTTACGGTTGATGCCAAGCAAGGTGGAAAAGCTCCACTGAAAATAGTTGCACAG GATGGGGAAGGCACTCCTCTGGATGTGCATGTTAAAGACAATGGCAATGGAACATACAGCTGCAGTTACACTCCACGCAGACCTTTAAAACACACAGTCATGGTGTCATGGGGAGGAGTTAACATCCCTGACAGCCCTTTCAGG ATGAATGTTGGGGCCGGCTGCCATCCAAACAAAGTGCGGGTATCAGGACCTGGAGTGGCGAAGACTGGTCTCAAGGCTTTTGagccaacatattttacagtagaTTGTGGTGAAGCTGGTCAAG GTGACATCAGCATCGGAATCAAGTGCGCCCCCGGAGTAGTCGGTCCTGCTGAGGCAGACATCGACTTTGACATCATCAGAAACGACAACGATACATTCACTGTCAAGTATATGCCTCCCGGGGCAGGCAGCTACACAATCATGGTTCTTTTTGCTGACCAA GCTATTCCAATGACACCAATCAGGATTAAAGTGGATCCTGCACATGACGCCAGTAAAGTAAAGGCAGAAGGGCCGGGGCTCAGCCGCAGTG gtgtTGAATTAAACAAGCCCACTCATTTCACAGTCACCACTAAAGGAGCAGGAAAGGCGAATCTCGAATGTAATTTTGTCGGCCCCGTCAAAGCAGAGGCCGTTAAGGACTTTGAAATCATTAACAACCATGATAATACCCAAACTGTGAAATACACTCCTGTGCAGCAG GGTCCTCTGGGGCTTGCAGTGACCTATGGTGGAGATCATATACCAAAGAGTCCCTTCAATGTTGCAGTGGCACCCTCACTGGATCTAAGCAAGATCAATGTGACCGGCCTGGGTGACA AGATGTCTGTAGGCAAAGATCAGGAGGTGAATGTGAAATCAAAGGGTGCCGGAGGTCAAGGCAAAGTGGCAGCCAAGGTGACTGGACCATCAGGGAAGCCAGTTTCCTGCAAG GTGGAACCAGGGCTCAGTTCAGAAACCAGCCAGGTGAAATTCATCCCAAGAGAAGCAGGGCCATACCAGGTTGAACTTACTTATGATGGTGTCCAGATCCCGGGATCACCTTTCACACCCATTGCCTACCCTGCCACAGACCCCTCTAAG GTGCGTTGCTCTGGCCCTGGCTTGGAGCGTGCTAAAGTTGGGGAGACTGGGGAGTTCATTGTAGACTGCTCCAATGCTGGCCCAGCGGAACTGACTATAGAGATCATTTCTGATGGTGGTACAGAGGCTGAAGTGCATATTCAGGATAATGGAGATGGCACGTACACCATCACCTACATTCCACTCTATCCTGGCTCATACACCCTGACTATCCGCTATGGTGGCCAGGATGTGCCGAACTTCCCGGCTCAGCTCACTGTAGACCCAGCTATTGATGCCAGTGGAATCCGTGTGTTTGGTCCAGGAGTTGAAGGCAAAG gtattttcCGTGAAGCCACTACAGATTTCACAGTAGACGCTCGAGCTCTTACATTGTCTGGAGGTGACCACATCAAAACGCTAATCAGCAACCCTTCAGGCAGCTGTACTGACAGTCTAATAACAGATCTTGGGGATGGCACCTACCACGTAGAGTACACTCCCTACGAGGAAG GCCCTCACAGTGTAGATGTTTGCTACGATGGCACACCAGTGCCAAAAAGTCCGTTCCGTGTTGGCGTCACTGAAGGTTGCGATCCAGGCAAAGTACGCGTGCATGGTCCAGGCCTGAAGTCTGGCACTACCAACAAGCCCAATAAGTTCACAGTGGAGACGAG GGGAGCTGGCACTGGTGGTCTTGGTTTGGCGATGGAAGGTCCATCTGAGGCCAAAATGTCTTGCACTGATAACAAAGATGGAAGTTGCAGTGTTGAGTACATCCCCTATGAGCCAGGCACATACAACCTTAATGTAACCTACGGTGGACAACCTATCAATG GAAGTCCTTTTTCAGTGCCAGTAAGTGACACAGTGGACAGTTCCAAGGTGAAATGCCAAGGTCCAGGACTTGGCACCAACGTCAGGGCCAATATTCCACAGGTCTTTACAGTGGATGCTACCAAAGCTGGAGTGGCTCCATTGCAAGTTCGTGTGCAGGGACCCAAAG GTGTCGTGGAGCCTGTGGAAATTGCAGATAATTGTGACCAAACTCACACAGTCAGCTATGTTCCAACTAGAGAAGGTCCATATTCCATTAACGTCTTGTATGCTGATGAGGAAATCCCACGGAG CCCATATAAGGTCAAGGTGCTTCCTACACACGATGCTAGTAAAGTCCGTGCTAGTGGGCCAGGTTTGAACACCACGGGGGTGCCTGCCTCTCTGCCTGTGGAGTTTACCATTGATGCCAAGGATGCAGGGGAGGGATTGCTAGCAGTGCAAATTACT GACCCAGAAGGAAAGCCAAAGAAAGCCAATATTCGCGATAACCAGGATGGAACATATTTGGTGTCATATGTCCCTGACATGACAGGCAGATATACCATTTTAATCAAGTACGGAGGTGACGAGATTCCATATTCACCGTATCGCATCAGAGCGCTTCCCACAGGAGATGCCAGCAAATGCACTGTGACAG GTGCTGGTGTTGGCCCAACCATTCAGATTGGGGAACAGACGGTCATCACTGTGGATGCTAAGGCAGCTGGGAAGGGCAAAGTGACCTGCAGTGTGTGCACACCCGAGGGTGCGGAGGTGGATGTAGATGTGGTTGAAAATGAGGACGGTACATTTGACATCTTTTACACGGCGCCACAGCCCGGTGAATATGTCATCTGTGTACGTTTTGGAGGAGAGCACATTCCTAATAGTCCATTCCAAGTCAAG GCGCTGGAAGGAGCTCCATCAGACCAACTCATGCAGCAGCGCCAAATCCCCCAGTACTACACTCAACAGCCCTGG GCAACAGACAGACCCCTTGGAATGAATGGTCTAGATGTGACGGGTTTGAGGCCTTTTGATCTGGTTATTCCGTTCACCATACAGAAGGGGGAGATTACTG GTGAGGTCCGAATGCCATCAGGCAAGGTTGCCAAGCCTGATATCACAGATAACAAAGACGGCACtgttactgttaaatatgcaccAATTGAAGCTGGACTGCATGAGATGGACATAAAATATGACGGAATTCACATCCCTG GAAGTCCCCTGCAGTTTTATGTGGACTACATGAACAGCGGAAATGTCAGTGCCTATGGTCCTGGCTTAATCCATGGCACAGTTAACAAGCCTGCTCTCTTCACAGTCAACACGAAAGATGCGGGAGAGG GTGGTTTGTCTCTAGCCATTGAGGGTCCATCAAAAGCAGACATTAGTTGCGTGGATAACCAAGATGGGACATGCAGTGTGTCCTACTTGCCTGTTCTCCCGGGAGACTATAGCATCCTGGTCAAGTATAATGACAAGCATATTCCTGGCAGCCCCTTTTCAGCTAAGATTACTG GTGATGACTCGATGAGGATGTCACATTTGAAGGTGGGATCATCCGCTGACATTCCTCTGGACATTGGCGATTTCGATCTCAGCCAACTGACAGCCTCGCTCACTGCACCCTCTGGCCGTGAAGAACCCTGCCTCTTGAAGAAGCTACGCAATGGCCTTGTCG GCATCTCATTTGTTCCAAAAGAGATTGGAGAACATCtggtaaacattaaaaaaaatggtcgccATATTCCCAGTAGCCCCATCTCGGTTATGATTAACCAGTCTGAGTTTGGCGATGCCAGCCGCGTTCGTGTTAGTGGCATGGGGCTGAGTGAAGGCAAGACTTTTGAGCCTGCTGAATTCATCATTGACACTCGTGATGCAG GGTATGGTGGCTTGAGCCTGTCCATCGAAGGACCCAGTAAAGTAGATATCAACACTGAGGATCAAGAAGATGGCACCTGTAAGTTCACATACTGCCCCACCGAACCTGGGAATTACATCATCAACATCAAATTTGCTGACCAGCATGTTCCAG GGAGTGCATTTACAGTGAAGGTTACAGGTGAGGGCAGGATGAAGGAGAGCATCACGAGGAAGAAGAGAGCAGCATCTGTAGCTAATGTTGGTAGCCAGTGTGACCTCAGCCTCAAGATCCCAG AAATCAGCATAGCAGACATGGCCGCTCAGGTGACCAGCCCCTCTGGTCAGGTTCACCAAGCCGACATAATGGAGGGGGAAAACAACACCTACTGCATCCGTTTTGTCCCCACCGAGACGGGTGTGCACACAGTATGTGTGAAATACAATGGGATGCACGTCCCCGGTAGTCCATTCCAGTTTACTGTTGGTCCGCTTGGAGAGGGAGGGGCACATAAGGTTCGTGCAGGTGGGCCGGGTCTAGAGAGAGCAGAAGCTGGAGAGCCAG CTGAATTTAGCATCTGGACAAGGGAGGCTGGAGCTGGAGGGCTCAGTATTGCTGTGGAGGGGCCAAGTAAAGCTGAAATTGCCTTTGAAGACCGCAAAGATGGCTCTAGCGGAGTTTCTTACATTGTGCAAGAACCAG gAGACTACGAGGTGTCGATCCGTTTCAATGACGAGCACATCCCTGACAGCCCCTTCATCGTTCCAGTGGCCTCCCCCTCAGACGATGCGCGACGCCTCACTGTTGCCAGCCTTCAG GAGTCTGGCTTGAAGGTGAACCAACCGGCATCATTTGCAGTTAGCCTGAATGGAGCAAAGGGTGTGATTGATGCAAAGGTTCACAGCCCTTCAGGAGCGCTGGAAGAGTGTTGTGTTACTGAGATTGACCAAG ATAAGTATGCAGTACGCTTCATCCCAAGAGAAAATGGCCTGTATCTAATTGATGTCAAGTTCAATGGAAGTCACATCCCTGGTAGTCCATTCAAGATTAGAGTTGGAGAGACGGGCCAGGCAGGAGACCCTGGCATGGTATCTGCTTATGGACCAGGCTTGGAAAGAGGCAGTACAG gaaCGGCATGTGAATTTGTGGTCAACACGAGCAATGCTGGCCCCGGAGCTTTGGCTGTGACCATTGATGGTCCCTCCAAAGTGAAGATGGACTGTGTAGAGTGTTCAGAAGGCTACAAGGTCACATACACCCCAATGGCACCAGGCAATTATCTCATATCCATTAAGTACGGTGGACCCTATCACATTGTGGGAAGCCCCTTCAAAGCAAAGATCACTG GTACCAAGCTTGTTTCCAGTCACAGTTTGCATGAGACCTCGTCTGTCATGGTTGACCCAGTGACTCGTGCCCTCAGCTCTACTCAGCAAGGTGCACCTCTCCAGTCAGATGCTAGTAAGGTGGTGTCTAAAGGCCTCGGCCTTAACAAGGGTTTTGTTGGTCAGAAGAACAGCTTCAGTGTTGACTGCAGCAAAGCAG GTCGGAACATGCTGTTGGTTGGGGTGGATGGCCCCAAAGTCCCCTGTGAGGAGATTGTAGTAAAACATTTGGGCAACCGCCTGTATAATGTCAACTACCAGCTCAAAGAGAAAGGAGAGTACATCCTGGTTGTCAAGTGGGGTGATGAGCACATTCCGGGCAGTCCCTTCCACATCgttgtctaa